One segment of Paraburkholderia sp. PGU19 DNA contains the following:
- a CDS encoding type II toxin-antitoxin system HipA family toxin, protein MGRPSHARALSVWTNGLRVGTWRIPSRGDMEFQYDSDWMASPAGRPLSLSLPFGIDDAPLRGERVRNYFDNLLPDSEPIRRRLATRFRTATADAFDLLEAIGRDCVGAAQLLAEDAQPEGFDRIEGTPMSDDEIAEMLARTVTSGGPGAGRDDEYDDFRISLAGAQEKTAFLWHKKKWLRPHGATPTTHIFKLPLGLVGNKRADWTTSVENEWLCLALFRAFGLPAPNADILNFGDQKVLAVERFDRRLHPSKKWILRLPQEDFCQVLGKPSHQRYEADGGPGMIDIAGVLRQSERPEADLETFLSAQILFWMLAAPDGHAKNFSVHLMPGGRYALTPLYDIMSIWPVEGDGGNQWSWHKAKLAMAVAGKNRHYLMKDIQRRNFNAMASRCFYGPDAEPLIGRLIDATPTAIDAVAAALPAGFPGRVAERIFDGLRISAERLAAMSPGV, encoded by the coding sequence ATGGGCCGTCCGTCTCATGCGCGCGCGCTGTCGGTGTGGACCAATGGTCTGCGGGTTGGCACATGGCGCATTCCATCGCGTGGCGACATGGAGTTTCAGTACGACAGCGACTGGATGGCATCGCCTGCCGGGAGGCCGCTGTCGCTCTCGCTGCCGTTCGGCATCGACGATGCGCCGTTGCGCGGCGAGCGCGTGCGCAACTACTTCGACAATTTGCTGCCCGACAGCGAGCCGATCCGTCGGCGTCTTGCCACCCGCTTCAGGACGGCCACCGCCGACGCCTTCGATCTGCTCGAAGCCATCGGCCGGGATTGCGTGGGCGCGGCGCAACTGCTTGCCGAGGATGCGCAGCCGGAAGGATTCGACCGTATCGAAGGCACGCCGATGTCGGACGACGAGATCGCGGAGATGCTCGCGCGCACGGTTACGTCGGGCGGCCCGGGGGCGGGGCGCGACGACGAATACGACGACTTTCGCATCTCGCTCGCGGGCGCGCAGGAAAAGACCGCGTTTCTATGGCACAAGAAAAAGTGGTTGCGCCCACACGGTGCAACGCCGACGACGCACATCTTCAAGTTGCCGCTCGGACTCGTCGGCAACAAGAGGGCGGACTGGACGACGTCCGTTGAAAACGAGTGGCTATGTCTCGCGCTGTTCAGGGCGTTTGGTTTGCCCGCGCCGAATGCCGACATCCTGAACTTTGGCGACCAGAAGGTGCTGGCCGTCGAGCGCTTCGACCGGCGGCTTCATCCTTCGAAGAAATGGATCTTACGGCTACCGCAGGAGGACTTCTGCCAGGTGCTCGGCAAGCCGTCGCATCAGCGCTATGAAGCGGATGGCGGTCCTGGCATGATCGACATTGCGGGTGTGCTGCGTCAATCGGAGCGACCCGAAGCCGACCTGGAGACCTTCCTCAGCGCGCAGATTCTGTTCTGGATGCTGGCGGCACCGGACGGCCACGCGAAGAACTTCAGCGTGCATCTGATGCCGGGCGGGCGATACGCGCTGACGCCGCTGTACGACATCATGTCGATCTGGCCGGTCGAAGGTGATGGCGGCAACCAATGGTCGTGGCACAAGGCAAAGCTCGCGATGGCTGTGGCCGGAAAGAACCGGCACTATCTGATGAAGGATATCCAGCGCCGTAACTTCAACGCGATGGCGTCGCGCTGCTTCTACGGTCCTGACGCCGAGCCGTTGATAGGCCGACTGATCGATGCAACGCCCACGGCCATAGATGCGGTCGCCGCCGCGCTGCCCGCCGGTTTCCCCGGGCGTGTGGCCGAGCGTATCTTCGACGGGCTGCGGATATCTGCGGAACGGCTCGCCGCGATGTCGCCGGGCGTGTGA
- a CDS encoding helix-turn-helix transcriptional regulator: MKRTLLNPHQLGQILRTARRAKGLSQAQAASRVGLSQSRLSAMELNPDSITSEQLFALLAMYGLELSVQTRPASAAPTQENW; this comes from the coding sequence ATGAAACGCACGTTGCTCAATCCGCACCAGCTTGGCCAGATCCTGCGCACTGCAAGGCGCGCGAAAGGGCTTTCGCAGGCCCAGGCCGCGTCGCGCGTGGGCTTGAGCCAAAGCCGGCTCTCCGCGATGGAACTCAATCCGGACTCGATCACATCGGAGCAACTTTTCGCGTTGCTGGCCATGTACGGCCTCGAACTGAGCGTGCAGACACGGCCCGCCAGCGCGGCGCCGACCCAGGAGAACTGGTAG